AGTATTTTTTCGTCATATTTATACTCAATCCTCATCGTTTCCCTCCCTTAAATAAGGTACCTTACATAAATGTAAACGGTACAAATTGCAATGGATAAAAGCATTAGTGGAAAAGCAATCAACAGGAATTTACCAAATGAAATATGATACCCTTCCTTTGCTGCAAGGCCAGCAACGATCACATTAGCGCTCGCACCAATCAATGTACCGTTTCCTCCTAAACATGCCCCTAGCGATAGACTCCACCATAGCGGTTCTAAATTGGTGATCCCCAAAGACCCCATTTCCTTAATCATTGGAATCATTGTGGCAACAAATGGAATATTATCAATAAACGCAGATGCAATCGCACTAACCCAAAGAATTAAAATGGATGTGGATTTTACATTTCCGCCTGTTAAACTCATTGAATAGTCTGCTAGTAGGGATATGACTCCCGTTTCGATTAAACCTGAAACAAGAACAAACAAACCAATGAAGAAGAAAATTGTCGGCCATTCTACTTTTCCAAATGCTTTATCTAAGTATTTTTCTCCAGTGATAAGCAGCAATAAAAAGGCACCAGCTAATGCAACAGTTGCTGATTCAATATGAACCAATTGATGTAGGAAAAATCCCAAAATCGTAAAAGTAAGGGAAATTAAGCATTTTATTAATAATCTCTTATCTGTAATTTCCTCTTTTTCGTCTAAGTCCATTAAATCAGCTTTTAATTCATTAGAGGTTCGAAGTTGTTTCCTGTAGATAAGAGCCAAAATAGTAATATTCACAAATAAAATAAAGAAATTAATGGCAGAAAGATTATAAATAAATTGCATGAATGTCAATTCTTTTACCGCGCTTCCAATCATAATATTTGGCGGATCGCCAATAAGAGTAGCTGTACCCCCAATGTTCGAAGCAATAATTTCAGAAATTAAATAGGGAATTGGGTTTACCCTTAATTGCCTTGTAATACTAAAGGTGACAGGTACCATTAACAGAACAGTTGTGACGTTATCCAAAAAAGCCGAACCCACGGCTGTAATGAGGCCGAGTGCAATTAAAATTTTAATTGGATCCCCTTTTACCTTCTTAGCTGCCCAAACGGCCATGTACCGAAATAACCCAGTTTCTGCGGTAATAGCAACAATGAGCATCATACCAGTCAATAATCCAAGTGTGTTGAAATCAATATGATGCAATGCCTCTTCTTGAGTAACGATTCCTAGCAAAACCATCAAAATTCCGCCGGTCATAGCAATAATAGTCCGATGAATCTTTTCTGTTACGATAAAACCATAAGTTACTAAAAATACTCCAATAGCAATCAGAGCCTGATTTGACAATTCTCCACCCCTTCTCTACTTTTCTTTTTATAAATACAGTGTCTGTAAATATGAATAGAAATACTCCGTTATTCCAGAAAAAGACAAAGAGGAGCCTGTGGTGACAGGCTCCTCCGAAAAAACACCGTAATATCTAATTAACTTTATTCTATCGAAATATCTAAATATTGTAAAGGGGTTTCACATTTGATGTTGTCTTGCTACAAAGGATTTGTAGCATTTTTTGGAAAAAATTAATTGAGTTATTTTAAATGCCAAACTAACTATTTTCCATCTTTCAATATTGCCATTTTAGAAGTTCTCCTAGATTGGAGAGTCTCGTGTCAATATTGTGAAGTGTGACATTGGTCAAAGCGTTATATCAAAGAGTATTCTATAATGATTTTGGTTAATGTTTGGGTAGAAAAGATTAATATTGTAAACGCTTACATTTTTATAAGGAAGGAGGTACCTTTATGAAAAATAAGATTACAATATTATCGGGCCATTTTGGAAGTGGGAAAACGGAAATTGCCATCAACTTGGCATTGAGTGAAAGAAAAATACATGACAAAGTAGCCATTAATGATTTAGATGTTATTAACCCTTATTTTCGTTCGAGGGAGGTTGCAGATCTATTTCTGCAACATGATATTGAATTAATTTCCCCAAAAGGCAACCTTGCTTCTTCCGATTTACCTATTGTATCTGGTGAAATTTATCGTGTTTTACATGATCCAAGTTACAAGATCATTGTTGATGCAGGTGGGGATAAGGATGGAGCAACTGCTTTGGGCCAGTATTATCAAGAATGGAAAGATATGA
The Neobacillus sp. PS3-40 genome window above contains:
- a CDS encoding ArsB/NhaD family transporter, whose protein sequence is MSNQALIAIGVFLVTYGFIVTEKIHRTIIAMTGGILMVLLGIVTQEEALHHIDFNTLGLLTGMMLIVAITAETGLFRYMAVWAAKKVKGDPIKILIALGLITAVGSAFLDNVTTVLLMVPVTFSITRQLRVNPIPYLISEIIASNIGGTATLIGDPPNIMIGSAVKELTFMQFIYNLSAINFFILFVNITILALIYRKQLRTSNELKADLMDLDEKEEITDKRLLIKCLISLTFTILGFFLHQLVHIESATVALAGAFLLLLITGEKYLDKAFGKVEWPTIFFFIGLFVLVSGLIETGVISLLADYSMSLTGGNVKSTSILILWVSAIASAFIDNIPFVATMIPMIKEMGSLGITNLEPLWWSLSLGACLGGNGTLIGASANVIVAGLAAKEGYHISFGKFLLIAFPLMLLSIAICTVYIYVRYLI